GCTACGTCAATGAATCCAAGCGCTTGCTGGCGGTGCTCGACCGCCACCTGCAAGGGCGGGAGTGGATGGTCGATGCGTACAGCATCGCCGATATCGCCATCTTCCCCTGGGTGCGTAACCTGGTGGAGCGCTACAACGCGCGGGAGCTGGTGGAGTTCGACAGGTTCAAGGAAGTGCAGCGGGTGCTGGCCAGGTTCCTCGAACGCCCGGCCGTGCAGAGTGGCCTGAAAATTCCCGCTTGATCGCGCCTCACCTCTGTAGGAGCGGCTTTAGCCGCGATGCAGGCAACGCGGAGCCTGGCACCCGCTTTGCGGGTGATCGCGGCTGAAGCCGCTCCTACAGGATCAGAAGAGCTGGTTGAGTAGCCAGTACAGACACCCCGCCAGCATCATCGCCGCCGGTAAGGTCAGCACCCAGGCCATCAGCAGGTTGACCAGGGTCTTGCGTTGAATCCCCGAGCCATTGGCCACCATGGTCCCGGCCACCCCCGAACTCAATACGTGGGTGGTCGACACTGGCAGGCCGAACAGGTCCGCCGCGCCGATGGTACACATCGCCACCACCTCGGCCGAAGCCCCCTGGGCATAGCTCAGGTGGGTCTTGCCGATCTTCTCGCCTACCGTGACCACGATGCGCCGCCAACCAACCATGGTACCCAGGCCCAGGGCGATGGCCACCGCCACTTTGACCCACAGCGGGATATAGCGGGTGGCGTCGTCCAGTTGGCGCTTGAACAGTTGTACATGGCGGGCGGTGTCGGCGTCGTAGCGGGCCAGTTGGTGCTTGTCGATCTGGCGGATGGCTTCGCTGGCCAGGTACATGTCGTTGCGCACGTTGGCCATGGCCTCGGCCGGTACGCGTTTGAGCGAGCCATAGCCCTTGACCTCCTCGCCGATCATGCCGGTCAACGCAGCGAGCGCCGGTAGCAGTTCGGGGCTGGCCTCGGCGGTGGCGACGAACTCGGTCAGTACCTGGCGTGGGTCGATCGGCGTGGGGGCGGGCGCGGCGCGCACCAAGGCCTGGCGGGTGACTTCAGCGACGGCCGAGAACTGCAGCGCCTGCTCGTTGGGCATGGTCTTGTTCAGCGCATAGGCCATCGGCAGGGTGCCGACCAGGATCAGCATGATCAGGCCCATGCCTTTCTGGCCGTCGTTGGAGCCGTGGGCGAACGACACCCCGGTACAGGTGAGGATCAGCACGCCACGGATCCACCAAGGCGGTGGTGTCTGGCCTTGCGGCGCCTGGTACAGCTCGCGGCGTTTGACCAGCGCGCGCAGAGCGAGCAGCAGCAGGGCGGCGCAGGCGAAGCCGATCAACGGCGATAACAGCAGGGCATAGCCGACCTTGCTTGCTTGGGTCCAGTCCACGCCGCTGGTGCCGTCGCGCCCGTGCATCAGCGCATTGGCCACGCCCACGCCGATGATCGAGCCGATCAGGGTATGCGAGGACGAGGCCGGCAACCCCAGCCACCAGGTGCCGAGGTTCCAGATGATCGCTGCCAGCAGCAGGGCGAAGACCATGGCGAAGCCGGCTGACGAGCCTACTTGCAGGATCAGTTCCACCGGCAGCAGGGCGATGATGCCGAAGGCCACCGCGCCGCTGGACAGCAGCACTCCGAGAAAATTGCACAATCCCGACCACACCACCGCCACCGAAGCCGGCAGCGAATGGGTGTAGATCACCGTGGCCACGGCGTTGGCGGTATCGTGGAAGCCGTTGACGAACTCGAAGCCCAGGGCGATCAGCAGGGCCAGGCCCAGCAGCAGGAACGGGGTGACGGTGGTGACGACGGTGCCGCTGGCACTGACATCCTGCTTGAGGCTCCAGAAGGTGTAGGCCAGGCCCGCAAGTAGCAGGCCGAAGAACAGGGTAAGGGTGGCGCGTCCGGGTTTGTGGGCAAGGGGTGGGCCAGAGGTGGGCGGGCTCAGGTCGGGCTGGCTGGCCAGTGACGGGGTTGCCATGAGGGCTCCGGTTGGCGTCGGGCGATGGTGCCGAAGGGGTTCAGCATAGAAGCTATTCGTTGTTGGGCCGTGACCTCGATCAAAGAAGGCCCTAGGCTTGATGGGGAACGATGTCGCAGGAGTGTCCGATGATTCGCTGCAAACGCGTCTACGCAAGCATCGATGCGCAGGATGGCCAGCGGGTGCTGGTCGATCGCCTGTGGCCACGCAACGTGCGCAAGGACGACCTGCACGGGCAGTGGCTGCGCGAAGTGGCGCCGTCCGATGCGCTGCGCAAGGCATTCCATGCCGGCGCGGTCGACTTCGCCGGGTTCACCCAGCGCTACCGGCAGGAGCTGGCCGCCCATCCCGAGCACTGGTACGCCTTGCTCGACCTGGCCGGCAAAGGCGACCTGACCTTGCTGTATGCTGGCAAGGACACCGAGCACAACAATGCCCAGGTTCTGGCCCAGTGGCTGGAGGACGAGCTGGAGCGGCGTGGCCCGGCCAGTTCGCCAGTCTGCTACGCCACCGACAACCTCTGACCTGTGTGCCCGTCGATGCCCCTTCAGTTGATGCCCGCCACTGATAACCACCGCACCTTTGCCCGTGACCTCACCCGCCGCGCCATGCTGCCGTACTACCGCGAGTTCGACCTGCTGTGGATCGAGGAAGCCTTCGACGAGGCCTGGGGCTGGCGCGAGCAATGGCTGGTGGTCGAGGACGATCAGGTACTGGGGTTCTGCAGCCTCAGCCAGGATCGCCAGGCGTTGTTCATTCGCGAGTTGCATCTGTTGCCCGAGTATCGTGGCCGCGGCGTGGGCGGCTGGGTGCTGGAGGAACTGGCCGCCTGGGCGGCGCAACGCCGGCTGCCATGGCTGCGGCTGATGGTGTTCGCCAGCAACCCGGCGCGGCGCCTGTACCAGCGCCGGGGCTTCGTCGAAGTGGGCATGGACGAGTGTTTCGTGCGCATGCAACGCCCGGTCGCCTGAGCTATTACTGGCGCAGCCGCACCATTCGCCCCTGGACCAGCGTCGCCTCCAGCACCTGCCCCTGCAGCGCCAGCAGGTCACCAGCCAGCAGGTTCTGCAGCAGCGCCTTGCCGTCGAAGGTATTGTTCCCCAACTCGACCTCCCGCAGTCCCTCGACCCGCACCACCGCCTTGCCCACCTGTCCCAGGCGATTGCCACTGAGCAGCAGCGGGCCCGGCAGGGGCGTGGCATTGCGCAGGCTGACGGCGTACTCCGGGGTGTTGCCGATGCGATTGCCGACCAGGGCCAGGGCCGCCACCTCGCTGGCGTCCACCGCGCTGCCCTGGCTGCTGGCCAGCAGGTTGTCGTCGATCAGCAGCGGCGCCTCGGGCGTGGGCGCCAGGTTGCGCAGCTGGATGCCGTTGCCCCGGCTGTCACCGATACGGTTGCCCGCCAGCCACACGGCGCCGCGCTGGTCGCTGATTTCGATGGCGGCCTTGGCGGCGCCAAGGATCAGGTTGCCCTCGACCAGCGCCCGGGTCTGGCCGCGCAGGCGCACGCCGCTGTTGTTGTCGATGCCCCGCACCTGATTGTCATGCAGGTGCAACTGGCTGTCGCGGGCGTCGATGGCGTATTGCTGCGAGCCTTCGAAGCGGCTGCCGGCGATGGTCGCCTGGCTGTGTTGCAGCTCGACCGCGCTGGACAATTCGCTGAACTGGCTGCTTTCGATCAGCAGTGTGGCGGGGCGCGTACCGGCGGGTTGCTGGGTACTCAGCGCGGTGCTCAGGCCCCGGGATAGGTTGGCGTTGTAGCCCAGGCGCCGGAGCGTCGAGCCGATCACCTGGGTGTGGCTGCCGGCCCAGGCCACCACGAAGGGGCGCCAGGCGCGATCGGTGTTGCCCGGTTTGTCGCCGGCCACGCTTTCCAATGTCGAACGCTCCAGCCCCAACCAGCCCTGGTTGATCAGCGCGGTGCCGGAAAAACTGTACAGGTAGAGATGGGCGCCCTCGAGCAGCAGCCCGGCATCGGCGCCGATCATCAGCGGGTAGCTGAGCAGGTAGCCATCCTTGTAGGGCCTGAGCACCCGCGGATCGCGCAGCGCGTCATGCAGTTGCGCCAGGGTGATGCTGCCACCGCGCAGCACCACGGCCTGCGGGTGGTGCGCCTGGTAGCCGGCGATGGCGCGGAACAGGCCATTGTTGACGAACGGCTCGAACGGCCAGCTGCCGGCCTGGGACGAGAACATCGGTTGCAGGCTCACGCTGGCGCGGCCTGCGGGAGGCGCTCGACGGGCCTGTTCGAAGCTTACGGCCTGGCGGACCTGGCGACGCAGCTGGTCCAGCTGTTGCTGGTGCTGCGCCTGGGGCAGGGTGTCCATCACCGGCGCGGCCTGGGCGGTCGTCGCCAGCAGCAGGGCGGCCAGGCAGGTGAGGGAAAAGCGGCTGAACGGTGCCATGGGAACGTCCTTGATCAAGGCAGGATGGGGTAGGCCGGCTTGAGCAGGCCACCGATCTGGCTGTAGTTGTCCACCTCGCCGTCCTCGCTGTCGTACAGCTGGCGGGCGAGGGCGTGCCCTGGCCGGCGGGCGAGGAACGGGATCAGCCAGGCCAGCTTGTACGGCGCGACTTCGGCCTGGCGCTGCCCCTTGAGCTCGGGCAGGGTGTCCGGGGCGAGCACGCTGCTTGCGGCGAAACTGGCCAGTTGGTCGAGGATGCGCTGGTCGTCGTCGCTCCAGGCCAGGCCATTGGCGCGCGCCGATTCGCTCAGCAGCACCAGCGGCACCAGGGCGTACTGGCTGTAGTTGGCGGCCAGCCTGCTGCGCGCCACCTCCAGCGGCAGGTAGGCCTGGTTGCCGCTGCGCACGGCCTGGGCCAGGCCCCGGCGCAGGTTGCCGTCGGCCCAGCGGATGAAATCGTCGCGGCCCACCAGCATGCCGGCGGCGGCCACCGCCCAGGCGGCCCAGTAGTC
This sequence is a window from Pseudomonas maumuensis. Protein-coding genes within it:
- a CDS encoding right-handed parallel beta-helix repeat-containing protein, producing MAPFSRFSLTCLAALLLATTAQAAPVMDTLPQAQHQQQLDQLRRQVRQAVSFEQARRAPPAGRASVSLQPMFSSQAGSWPFEPFVNNGLFRAIAGYQAHHPQAVVLRGGSITLAQLHDALRDPRVLRPYKDGYLLSYPLMIGADAGLLLEGAHLYLYSFSGTALINQGWLGLERSTLESVAGDKPGNTDRAWRPFVVAWAGSHTQVIGSTLRRLGYNANLSRGLSTALSTQQPAGTRPATLLIESSQFSELSSAVELQHSQATIAGSRFEGSQQYAIDARDSQLHLHDNQVRGIDNNSGVRLRGQTRALVEGNLILGAAKAAIEISDQRGAVWLAGNRIGDSRGNGIQLRNLAPTPEAPLLIDDNLLASSQGSAVDASEVAALALVGNRIGNTPEYAVSLRNATPLPGPLLLSGNRLGQVGKAVVRVEGLREVELGNNTFDGKALLQNLLAGDLLALQGQVLEATLVQGRMVRLRQ
- a CDS encoding inorganic phosphate transporter; translated protein: MATPSLASQPDLSPPTSGPPLAHKPGRATLTLFFGLLLAGLAYTFWSLKQDVSASGTVVTTVTPFLLLGLALLIALGFEFVNGFHDTANAVATVIYTHSLPASVAVVWSGLCNFLGVLLSSGAVAFGIIALLPVELILQVGSSAGFAMVFALLLAAIIWNLGTWWLGLPASSSHTLIGSIIGVGVANALMHGRDGTSGVDWTQASKVGYALLLSPLIGFACAALLLLALRALVKRRELYQAPQGQTPPPWWIRGVLILTCTGVSFAHGSNDGQKGMGLIMLILVGTLPMAYALNKTMPNEQALQFSAVAEVTRQALVRAAPAPTPIDPRQVLTEFVATAEASPELLPALAALTGMIGEEVKGYGSLKRVPAEAMANVRNDMYLASEAIRQIDKHQLARYDADTARHVQLFKRQLDDATRYIPLWVKVAVAIALGLGTMVGWRRIVVTVGEKIGKTHLSYAQGASAEVVAMCTIGAADLFGLPVSTTHVLSSGVAGTMVANGSGIQRKTLVNLLMAWVLTLPAAMMLAGCLYWLLNQLF
- a CDS encoding DUF488 domain-containing protein, which produces MIRCKRVYASIDAQDGQRVLVDRLWPRNVRKDDLHGQWLREVAPSDALRKAFHAGAVDFAGFTQRYRQELAAHPEHWYALLDLAGKGDLTLLYAGKDTEHNNAQVLAQWLEDELERRGPASSPVCYATDNL
- a CDS encoding GNAT family N-acetyltransferase, which translates into the protein MPLQLMPATDNHRTFARDLTRRAMLPYYREFDLLWIEEAFDEAWGWREQWLVVEDDQVLGFCSLSQDRQALFIRELHLLPEYRGRGVGGWVLEELAAWAAQRRLPWLRLMVFASNPARRLYQRRGFVEVGMDECFVRMQRPVA